A stretch of bacterium DNA encodes these proteins:
- a CDS encoding type II toxin-antitoxin system HicB family antitoxin, whose protein sequence is MKYKVNLKKTDEGYSVWVPGLPGCWSQGQTEKESLENIKDAIQSYLATVEDIIKDKELRLVEVKEISYA, encoded by the coding sequence ATGAAATACAAAGTTAATCTTAAAAAAACTGATGAGGGTTATTCTGTGTGGGTACCTGGTTTGCCAGGTTGTTGGTCACAAGGACAAACTGAAAAAGAATCTTTGGAAAATATTAAGGATGCTATTCAATCATATCTAGCGACCGTTGAAGATATAATCAAGGATAAAGAATTACGGTTAGTAGAGGTGAAAGAGATAAGTTATGCCTAA